A segment of the Ammospiza caudacuta isolate bAmmCau1 chromosome 2, bAmmCau1.pri, whole genome shotgun sequence genome:
CCTGTGCATGAGCCTTCTGCCCAAAATTCAAGGCTGCTGTGAAGCTCTCctagcagagctggctctgcaggattGCTAAGGACACAAGACATGCTAACACAGATGCTGTGAAGTATTTTGTTAACAGATCCCAGCCATTCCACTACTGAGAGCCTGTGAGTAGCTCTCGATCAACACTGTGGCTGAACACaccaatattttttatttggggAAGAGCAATGTTCACCTACCTGTGTCATTTCCCCTCAGTTCACCCCTAAAAATCCAGCAGAATTAGCTCATCAAATAGTGGTAATGTCCTTACTAAACGAAAAAACCCACATATTAGTCAGGTCTTCTCCAAGTGCAACTTTATTTTAAGCTTCTTGGTTGGAGAAAAGGTCATTGGGTAGACAGCAGCAACTGAACCATGCTCACTGATGACAACTGTCAGCTCAGCTGGCATCCTGGAGTATTCCTGATGGATTTAATCTGGACAAGAGAAGGAGTCAaggcagggctgttcctcatGAAAAGCTGTAGGTACCCCTGGCAATTTGATGATTGAAATTTTATGATCTGCAGTGGATTTGTTTCTCTGAAAAGATGAAATCTCATTCTGAAGTAGAGGAACAGTTACATTTGGCTTTCCCCACTCTGTATACATAGCAGCACAGGCCAGGGTGTGTTTTAGGCTCGTAGCCATCATCAGtgtgcagaaaatatttcaccTGATAGCCTGTTTAGTCAGATCCAAGCAGGAATGGTTTTCTCCATCAGTCTTCTGAGCTAgaaggagccctgcagggaaatGTGCAGAGAGCAAAGGAGGGCTGGGCTTTGACTGCCATACCCTCCCTTCACATGGGTCAGCACCTTCATTTCTCCACTTTTTTCACAGTTAAGACAGTTCTTCTGTCTCCTCCTGCACTGCATCAGCACACAAAGCCTTTTGTACAGTCCCAGTCCTCTGATTTGAAGGTGCTTTcacttctttcttctctgcctgggctccccagtcctcccagggctgcctctgTGGATAGTACATATCTCCTGTGTAACACAGGAGAGGTGACTTCTCAAGTGCATTGTCACTCACAGTTCAAGCAAAGGTTTGAATTGTGTTTTTCATGGTGAGTTAACTCCTTCAGGAGTCCTGTGATTAATAACAGTTCACAGCTCTGAGCATGCTGAGTCCCTGGGCCTACTATCTACCTTGGTTAGACTTCAGTGCTTTTTCATGCAGGATTTGGCTGCTGTGTGAAGGCCAAAAAGAGGCTTTTCCAAATACCAGACTACTCTTTGactgtgtttttctgctgtGGCTTTGGTTTCAGGGAATTCTGGCATGTTATGCCTATTTTAACCAAAGTGCGTTTGCATCTCTAGTGCTGCCTCTTATTTTCAGTGTCTGTGGTGGATGTTGCCATGGCCCTATGTAGGGTTTCCCAGTAGAGATCCACAAGTTTCCCAAACCAAAAAGCTGGCACAGAAATTCCTGGCAGCACATGTTAGAACTGAGAATGAAAGTTCTTAGTGCAGATCATAAGGGATAACTAACCATCATTGAAGTATTTTTGTCTAAGGAGGAGCTGGTTCTGAgagctgtttttctctctttaactTCCATGTAGCAAGGAGCGTGCAGCTGGTGCTGgttcaggagcagcagctggcctTGCAGGGGGACACCATCGGGAAGCCTGGACCACAAAGGGGCCATCGTACGAGGACTTGTACACCCAGAACGTCGTCATCAGCATGGAGGACCAGGAGGATCTGAGCCGCTCTGCAGGCGAAGGAAAGCCAGCCAGGGAGAGACCCATTTGGCTGCGGGAGAGCACGGTGCAGGGGGCTTATGACCCCGATGAAATCAAGGATGGTAAGAAATGCACAGAGCACAAGTACTGCTGGGCTGGTACAAGGCCTTTACAGTGCTGTCCAAGCCATCTTCTGGTGTTTGTgtacagctgctgctcccaacaCTGGAGTGTCTGCTCCCCTCTGCTGTGCAAAGCACCTGTGTGTAGGCAGATGGAAAAATTCCTTAGATCCGGGATTGAAATCTAGGTCAGTAAAGCGGAGCTGTCCATGAAATTTTGTGGGGGCTTCTAAAATGTTAATTAAGTGTTATGTCTTCCACCTTGAGAGCTTATTGCTTCTAGATGAAGGTCTTTCAGTTTCATCTAGAAAGCTGTCTCCCTAATAGGTCACTgctgaaaaataacatttattaaTGTTCAGTGACCCTGAAGGCTACTAAATCTACCAGCACTGTTTATATGCTCCCAGCCTTCTTGATAATTGTTTCTCAAAACTTGTTATGTATGAAGAATACTCAGAAATACAGCTTCTAGAAGTACAGTAGGAAGGTCTGTCACCATGACAGGTGAGTCTTTATTCCCTTCTATTTGTTTCTCATTatctctgcttttattttcattcgTCTTGGGGTCAGTTTATCCACAGACCAATGGTCAAAATCTTATAACCATTAGTAGAAACATTCTGCTTTGGTATGTGTGCTGTTTAAGATTCCATGCCAAAATTGGAAATGGAGaccttttataatttttacaagaGTGAGGTCAATAGATAGAGTAATTTTAGGATTACTCTAAAATTATGCTACTTTAGGAAGAAAATATGGCAAAAAGGAGTCATATGTGTGAGTATGTGACCCTGGAACTCGTGCCATGTTCAGGAGAGGACTGGAATATTTAGTTGtagcagaaatgaagaaaatatatgTGATATAATGGTCACAAGATACCTAAAGAACTTGTTCACATGTAATGCTGTCAAGTGTATTATGGATCCCAAACCATTTTTCAAATAGATTAAGCAAAGTGAGATGATTGAACAACCTGCTCCTGCAGTCTGTAGCAGATGTTGTTGTTACTCACCAGCCATGGTGAGTTCTCACCCCATTTTTCTGCTAGACATTCAATTCACCTGTAGTTTTAAATCAACTCCTTGAGACAGCTTTTGATGTACACAGCATAAATGTTTCTCAAGAAGTCACTGAGGGACATGGGGGTGGAATATCTCCTTACAGGGTGGTGGCATCGCTGCTTAACCTCCTCAGCTACTGGAGATCAAAGAGGGAGCTTGTGAAAATAGCCTGAACAGGAAGGACAGGACAGAAACTTGGGACCATTGACGGAAAAGATTCTCCGCTTGGATCTGGCAGAAACAGTTCTTGCAAGCAAGAGACAGCCCCTCTGAGCCACAAAGTCAGCCTTTGTGGAGCTAACTCTGGCTGTTGTCATTTCACAGCTCTCAGTGTGATGAGCTATGATATTATTTCACAGAAATGCTCTCCTACAGCCTCTTCTGTTCCACAATCACAAGCAGTAAGCTGAGCACACAACTGCCAACACGATGCCTTTATTCCTCCTTTCTTTCAGGAATTTGGCAGTGCTCTAGTATTAGTAGTTGTAGCCGTCACCTGTTACTACAGCTTTGTTTACAATGAAAACAGAATTCTGATGAAATTAGGTATGGTTCTCTGGACCTTTATTTTACCAGAGGAAAGGAGTGACCACCAACTGCCCTGGAACTTACTTCCTTCACCTTATTTTTTAATCTCAAGGTGAAAAATGTAACTAGCACATTTCTAACTGGGGAAGGAAAAGACTTGGGAGCTGCCTGCCTGGAGGTGGTGCTGAAAGCATGAGGGTCTGTGTCTTGGAGAGTGGGCAAGTGGCTGCCTGTATGAGGGCAGAATGCCAACACCTCAGCTCCAGCAATGCTTTTTAggccttattttttttcctcctccatatttaattttttgttctgctttttgtCTTGTGTTTTTTAgatttggtttgtttctttttttccaatacTCCCTGTAGTTCTTTTGGTCCTAGGTGGACTCACAGCCCTCTCACTAAATGTAGGATTAGGAGAGGTTTTCTATGGGATGCTACTTTTTGAGCAGAATTTTACCTTTAGAATCCCTCAACTGCAGACATTCTGCCTACCAGAGCCATATTGAACCCTCCCAGCTGTTGTTCAGCCAAGTTTTCTGAAAGAGGAGCACAGGCCAGGTGTGTCAGCTGGGACACTGCAGTCCCCTCCAAATAAGGGGTGCAGGTAGGGAGCTACAGGGACTGTCTGGGCTGTGTTTCACTTGGAGAGCAGGCACTGGTTAGTggtgtgctgcacagctgggctgcaggctgTCAGCTGCATCTGCTCCATGCCAGCACCATCTCCCTGTAAGGAGCTTTTCCCCTGTCTTCCTGGTGTAGGTGCACCTCTGAGCTCAGCAGGCATGGCTGCTCTAAATGTTGTTTCATAACACATGATTTCCACATATTCTTTGTCTGCCTGGATCAATTTCTTCTCTGTGTTAATCCTTACAggcagggagctcagcaggTTAGGGCCTCGGCTTGGGGTCTGCATTTTAAGGattgctttgctttctgctcCACTGTGATGCCTCAGTTTGACACCTCCCTGGGGAAGTCTTTTCCAGGTACCTGCCCGTCGTGCATTTGTTGTCTTCACTTTCAATGTGCTCCTGGTCAAGGCTTCCAGCTGGGAGCCACATTGACTCTTGGCCTCCCAGCTCCTAGGAAATGTCAGTACTTGCTCTGCCATTATGAGATATGACTGTCTCTGTCTTTGAAGGGAGGAGGAGTTGGCATAGAGAAAGGATGTGACTTTGCCAGCTGAGCTCAGTGGCAGTAATTACTGAAGGTTTAGAAAGCTCTCAGGGCCATCACACGGATCTCTGTGAGGAAATGCTCATTCCCTCGTGTCCCTTTGCAGGGGGCCGGGATCTGGATGCGTTCCAGGAGCGTGAGGAGAGCCGGGCGGCCCTGGATGACAATGAGGAGGTGATGCGTGCCCTGCTCATCCACGAGAAGAAGACGCCTTCCGCTTCCACCGTCACCGTCAGCGGCGCCGCTCCTCTCTCGGGCGGCAACGCCAGCGACTCCGAGAGTGAGACCAGCGAGTCGGAGGAGGagtcccctccccgccccgctgCCGCAGCCACCGCAACCTAcgggctggaggaggaggaggaggatgaagagtTCGAGGTGGTGGCAGAAGACCCCACTGTCACGGTGGCTGGGCGCCCGCATTCCTACAGCCAAGTGAGCCAGCGCCCCGAGCTGGTGGCGCAGATGACGCCAGAGGAAAAGGAGGTTTACATAGCCATGGGGCAGCGCATGTTCGAGGACATGTTCGACtagctgtccctgccagggcatttttttaaaggtgACTTTTTAAGGCAGAGACTCTTTAGCAGAACAGAAGACTGGAGCGCATCTTCCCTACCCTGTGCACAGGCAGGGTcactgcagctcagcactgctAATCTCAGGCATCCTGCTCGCCAGAGcgggggagcagcagagctgcatgtGCCAAAGCACACAGGGGAGAACGAGTCTCAGAAGTGAGGATGCTTGCATGGTAAAAATCTGCTTCAGGGTGCCCTGCACAGGCACTGCTTTAACCTTCTCCAAGGCCCTAGCAGCTCTTTCTCCTGATGGCTTTAAGTTGATTTTTGTTGCAGATCCCAGTGAAGTCCTCATCCCTGCTCTCAGGGGACATAAGGGCTCTGTAGTTTgagcagagccctctgcagaGGAGGGCATATGTAACATacagctgcctgtgctcagtgaggggagaggggagggaaataTTTGTCTGCTGATGGCAAGCTCGTACAGGGCTTGTAGCTGACCCTCTGCCCGCAGCCACTGGCCACCAGAGTGGCTCTTTGTAAGCAGGCCTGTAGGCAGCAACCTTTTCTTGCTCCCATTCGCTCCCTGCTGGGACTCAGCACCTCAAGGTCAGGTGTAACTTGAAACAGGCAGAGCGAAAGCCTTGGCAAGCACACGCAGTCAGTCACTTCTTGTCAGTGTAACAAATGCCCTCCATGGATCTGAGCTGCCAGTGCTCTTACTTGCCAGGAGAAACCTTCATTTTCCAATATTGCTGCCTGTTGTTTCTGCCTAGCCCTGTCCATGAAGACATGCAGACAGTTCAcagtgggcagagctgctgtcaggcagtgccagagaagTAGCATAACTAAGTTTTATCTGCAATCTCACCAGGGCTATatgattttaaaaggaattgTACAATTTTGAATTCTGCTTGGCACACTTTTACCACAGAAAGACATTTATCAGTGCCTATAGAGCAATAtaatgtttttaatgtttttctctttcaattgaaaatgttgttttttaaaaattgttgtGTTTTCCTACACAGTGctacaataaaacaaaattgtAAAAGAGTTCTGTGTTCCAGAGTAGGGGCAGCATTATGTGCTGTTCCACTTATATGGGCGGTACAAATTTGCTGTTCACTGAGACTGTAAATCTGTTTTATACTAACTATGCTTTCTATGTTCTGCTAACCTTGTAATGCCTCCTTTGTGGTTTGATTTTCAGCTTCTCAATACTCTGAATCCCCTCTTTTTCAAATAgtgttttgaattttcttttaagtcATTTTAAAGAGgaataaataaacagaaacttcTCCCCTTTTTCATGTTTCAGTTTATCTTGTGCCTAGTTGGGAATATTCTTTGCTTATCATTTTGATTTATTGgattcaaggaaaaaaataacaatttaaGGTCTGCTTTGAGAGGACCATTTGAAATCCCACTGCACATTGTTTCTCCGTAGCAGAGGTTCCTTGAATGCCTCCTGGAACCTCCTGCACTTCCAGGATGGATGTTTCATTGCATCAGTGCTGTGTACAAAGCAGAGGCTGCTTTTGATCAGCActtccatttctttcctccttcctcaaGGGAAGCATAGGCTGATGGTAGAGGGCTTGCGGACATGGTGCTGCTGGTTAAAATGGTGTACTTATGTAGACAGGCTTCCAAGATCTTGTATCAAGCTTCTAGATATCAAGTCACAGAGCTGATAAGTCAGATTCAGT
Coding sequences within it:
- the GTF2E1 gene encoding general transcription factor IIE subunit 1, yielding MTDPDVLTEVPAAFKRLAKYVVRGFYGIEHALALDILIRNPCVKEEDMLELLKFDRKQLRAVLNTLKGDKFIKCRMRVETAPDGKTTRHNYYFINYRLLVNVVKYKLDHMRRRIETDERDSTNRASFKCPICFSTFTDLEANQLFDPRTGTFRCTFCETEVEEDESAMPKKDARTLVARFNEQIEPIYALLRETEDVNLAYEILEPEPTEIPALKQSKERAAGAGSGAAAGLAGGHHREAWTTKGPSYEDLYTQNVVISMEDQEDLSRSAGEGKPARERPIWLRESTVQGAYDPDEIKDGGRDLDAFQEREESRAALDDNEEVMRALLIHEKKTPSASTVTVSGAAPLSGGNASDSESETSESEEESPPRPAAAATATYGLEEEEEDEEFEVVAEDPTVTVAGRPHSYSQVSQRPELVAQMTPEEKEVYIAMGQRMFEDMFD